From a region of the Dermatophagoides farinae isolate YC_2012a chromosome 3, ASM2471394v1, whole genome shotgun sequence genome:
- the Tep2 gene encoding thioester-containing protein 2 isoform X1: protein MVATDIRNNNRRSSVPYKFVQHFFFSSSLKLSHSLNSSNNNNNNKSNWSKMWAHFIFVILIFLSILKPYASDPVYTVVAPSKLRPNSDYHLSIQLENTTQSASFDVSISGPSTQSNFNRIDTTVIVRPYESRILNLEIGEWAKGNYKLIIKGRTDGEPRYEFANETDLEFDSKSYSIFVQTDKAVYKPGQTVRFRAIIVNPSLIPNLAGSLDIFIKDPKDNLIKQWKRIFTHRGVVSEQFALSDQPPLGDWTIIVEVAGGQKSEKKFSVAEYVLPTFSVDVLLPPYATYNRSDVVATVKATYTYGKPVRGDATLTVQPRIRHAAISFRPLEQYQTKLRLEADGKIDIPVNIVRDLNLKSDFFEREIEFFALVEETLTGRKYNKSSVMKIYHKEVKVEMIKTSKTFKPGLKYTAFLKVAYQDDTPVDNDGPPVILRYGYSYNENHWNNTIEKVPYNGITQIDLYPPKDTEKIGVIGLRAEFRGQTYFLESINMAQSPSMNFIQVIQKQQDQEDSSIFNQKPVRVGDEITFIVNATEPFDNLVYEVMAKGDLVLARNVRSIRRRTTEQIVITINHRMTPRARLLVYYIRDENKEIVADSLSFNVDGTFKTPVSISSNVNQTKPGGMVDIQVRTKPSAYVGLLGVDQSVLLLKSGFDITQQDVLNELESYDSGSRQSNGGYYPWARYWLWSGATTAAEIFADSGVVILTNSLVHRYEHKRLGKRIFFTADGGVIVNNQRRPDPKPLAAIKLDDTILEDRLQPPDFKITPKFEPRIVLRKTFPETWIWANVTTGNDGVARYSDSIPDTITSWYVSAFAVDSITGLGIAPDTLKINVFRPFFIKLSLPYSIIRGESVSIQAIVFNYQNKPVKAEVVMENPADEFEFTNAANEIEFAGEQNILEKRKSVTIAPFDGVSVTFLITPKKLGFINIRIRASSDMAGDAVVQKLLVKPEGQTQYFNKAMFINAVNQQDRTLIKRNISVEIPPNAVPGSVRVMVSGISDILGPTVNHLDDLLRMPYGCGEQNMINLVPNIVVTNYLERVNRMTDPIRSKTKNHIETGYQRELTYRRDDGSFSAFGQSDKAGSTWLTAFVAKTFIQARPHIDVDNAVITKSIEWLLTRQRKDGSFAEYGEVHNKALQGGSAIKPKAVDGSDETETNDNAGALTAFVLIAILHETKSDPIRVRHESTLQRATDFLYSRVSSSTSPYEVAIGSYALHLADSQHKDLAYKKLMAMTKRDQDGLMHWSIRPDQEQNKTSDRLKVVASDYLLYPNAVDIEATSYAILTMALRSEIDQAIPAVRWLISKQNSNGGFSSTQDTVIGLQALGAIAERISTATVKMAVNIKHGNVKDGDLSTNPGPQQALYFNTDNALVLQQIQLDPEKTDWVQLEASGFGTAIIQVSYQYNLAVSAEKPAFFLNPQKDKTSTENYLQLSICTYYKEGNSTNMAVMEVELPSGYNADVDALPAATRAKEVKRVDTANNDGTVIVYLDRVTRDELCITVPAHRTHHVANNKPVPVTIYDYYDRSKLSRIFYEPNLVTFCDICPQNEIECRARCSQRQSHRQQRQRNDDSSRTGTTSFDRYGEREWEDGANHSLNLNGSSILIINAIIIAFSSTIFNFIHNP from the exons atggttGCAACGGATATtcgaaataataatcgaagATCCAGTGTTCCATATAAATTcgttcaacatttttttttttcatcatcacttaaATTGtctcattcattgaattcatcgaacaacaacaacaacaacaaatccaaTTGGTCCAAAATGTGGgcccattttatttttgttattttaatttttctatcCATATTGAAGCCATATGCATCAGATCCGGTTTATACGGTGGTTGCTCCATCGAAATTACGTCCAAATTCAGATTATCATCTCAGTATTCAGCTAGAAAATACAACACAATCAGCATCATTCGATGTGAGCATCAGTGGCCCATCCACTCAATCGAAtttcaatcgaatcgataCTACAGTCATTGTTCGACCATATGAATCACGAATTCTTAATTTAGAGATTGGTGAATGGGCCAAAGGAAACtataaattaatcatcaaaggTCGAACCGATGGTGAACCACGATACGAATTCGCTAATGAAACTGATTtggaatttgattcaaaatcataTTCGATATTTGTTCAGACGGATAAAGCCGTCTATAAACCTGGACAAACTGTTCGATTTCGCGCCATTATTGTAAATCCATCATTGATACCGAATCTGGCTGGTAGtttggatatttttattaaa GATCCAAAAGATAATCTTATCAAACAATGGAAACGTATATTTACTCATCGTGGCGTTGTTTCCGAACAATTTGCTCTTTCCGATCAGCCACCATTGGGCGATTGGACCATTATTGTCGAAGTTGCCGGTGGACAGAAATCAGAGAAAAAGTTTTCCGTTGCTGAATATGTGCTACCCACATTTTCAGTGGATGTATTGCTACCACCGTATGCCACCTACAATCGTTCGGATGTTGTGGCCACTGTGAAGGCCACATATACTTATGGAAAGCCAGTTCGTGGTGATGCCACCCTCACTGTACAACCACGAATTCGCCATGCAGCTATATCATTTCGTCCGTTGGAAcaatatcaaacaaaattacgTCTTGAAGCCGATGGCAAAATAGACATTCCAGTCAATATAGTCCGTGATTTAAATCTTAAATCTGACTTCTTTGAACGTGAAATCGAATTCTTTGCACTGGTCGAAGAGACGTTGACCGGAcgaaaatataataaatcatcGGTGATGAAAATCTATCATAAAGAGGTCAAAgttgaaatgatcaaaacatCTAAAACATTCAAACCTGGATTGAAATATACCGCTTTTCTTAAAGTTGCCTATCAAGATGACACACCAGTCGATAACGATGGTCCACCAGTTATTCTTCGTTATGGTTATTCATATAACGAAAATCATTGGAATAATACCATAGAAAAAGTACCATACAATGGTATCACTCAAATTGATCTATATCCACCCAAAGATACGGAAAAGATTGGTGTTATTGGATTGCGTGCCGAATTTCGTGGCCAAACCTATTTCCttgaatcgatcaatatGGCACAATCACCATCGATGAATTTTATCCAGGtgattcaaaaacaacaggATCAAGAGGATAGTAGTATTTTCAACCAGAAACCAGTTCGTGTTGGCGACGAAATTACATTCATCGTGAATGCAACCGAACCATTCGATAATCTTGTTTACGAAGTTATGGCCAAAGGTGACCTGGTATTGGCTCGAAACGTTCGATCAATTCGTAGACGAACAACCGAACAGATTGTCATTACAATAAATCATCGTATGACACCAAGAGCTCGTCTTCTAGTCTATTATATTCGTGATGAAAACAAGGAAATAGTAGCCGATTCTCTCAGTTTTAATGTGGATGGCACATTCAAAACACCGGTATCGATTTCATCGAATGTAAATCAAACGAAACCCGGTGGTATGGTTGACATACAGGTGCGAACAAAGCCATCCGCCTACGTTGGATTATTAGGTGTCGATCAAAGTGTTCTATTACTCAAATCTGGTTTCGACATAACGCAACAAGACGTCCTCAATGAATTAGAATCATATGATTCGGGTAGTAGACAATCCAATGGTGGCTATTATCCTTGGGCTAGATATTGGCTATGGTCGGGCGCTACAACTGCTGCAGAAATATTCGCTGATTCTGGTGTGGTCATATTGACCAATAGTCTAGTTCATCGTTACGAACACAAAA GATTAGGAAAACGAATCTTTTTCACTGCTGATGGTGGTGTTATTGTCAATAATCAAAGACGTCCAG ATCCAAAGCCATTAGCTGCAATTAAATTGGACGATACAATACTTGAAGATCGATTGCAGCCACCTGATTTCAAAATAACCCCGAAATTCGAACCACGAATCGTTTTACGAAAAACTTTTCCGGAAACTTGGATCTGGGCTAATGTTACCACCGg CAATGATGGTGTAGCAAGATATTCTGATTCTATTCCCGATACAATAACCTCTTGGTATGTGTCCGCGTTTGCAGTTGATTCCATTACCGGTTTGGGCATTGCGCCAGATACACTAAAG ATTAATGTTTTCCGTCCATTTTTCATAAAACTTTCGTTGCCCTATTCGATCATACGAGGTGAATCGGTTTCAATCCAAGCAATAGTCTTTAATTATCAAAACAAACCGGTCAAAGCTGAAGTTGTGATGGAAAATCCAGCTGacgaatttgaatttactAACGCTGCAaacgaaattgaatttgcTGGTGAACAAAATATTCTTGAGAAACGGAAATCGGTTACGATTGCTCCATTTGATGGTGTTTCAGTTACTTTTTTGATCACACCGAAAAAACTTGGTTTTATCAACATTCGTATTCGAGCCAGTTCTGATATGGCCGGTGATGCTGTCGTGCAGAAATTGCTTGTCAAACCAGAAGGTCAAACCCAATACTTTAACAAGGCAATGTTCATCAATGCTGTGAACCAACAAGATCGAACATTGATCAAACGAAACATTTCGGTGGAAATACCACCGAATGCTGTACCTGGTTCAGTTCGCGTCATGGTTTCTGGTATCAGCGATATATTAGGCCCAACTGTTAATCACTTGGATGATCTACTTCGCATGCCATATGGATGTGGTGAACAAAACATGATCAATTTGGTGCCCAACATTGTTGTCACCAATTACTTAGAACGTGTCAATCGCATGACAGATCCAATACGTTCCAAAACCAAGAATCACATTGAAACAGGCTATCAACGTGAATTGACGTATCGACGTGATGATGGTTCGTTCTCGGCTTTCGGACAATCGGATAAAGCCGGTTCAACTTGGTTGACAGCATTTGTGGCCAAAACATTCATACAGGCACGACCGCACATTGATGTTGACAATGCTGTTATCaccaaatcaattgaatggcTATTGACTCGACAGCGAAAAGACGGAAGTTTCGCTGAATATGGTGAAGTTCATAATAAAGCACTACAAGGTGGTTCTGCCATTAAGCCTAAAGCAGTTGATGGAAGTGACGAAACCGAAACTAATGATAATGCCGGTGCACTAACAGCTTTTGTGTTGATTGCTATTCTTCACGAAACAAAATCGGATCCAATTCGCGTTCGCCATGAATCAACTTTACAACGTGCAACAGATTTCCTTTATTCACGTGTGTCCAGTTCGACTAGTCCGTATGAAGTTGCCATCGGTAGTTATGCATTACATTTGGCCGATTCACAACATAAAGATTTGGcatacaaaaaattgatggccATGACCAAACGAGATCAGGATGGACTGATGCATTGGTCTATACGACCGGAtcaagaacaaaacaaaacaagtgATCGTTTGAAAGTTGTTGCATCAGATTATCTGCTCTATCCGAATGCCGTTGACATTGAAGCCACTTCATATGCCATCCTCACAATGGCTTTACGATCCGAAATTGATCAAGCCATTCCGGCTGTTCGTTGGTTAATTTCCAAACAGAATTCAAACGGTGGTTTCTCCAGCACTCAGGACACTGTTATCGGGTTACAAGCATTGGGCGCCATAGCAGAACGGATCTCAACGGCCACTGTTAAGATGGCAGTGAATATCAAACATGGAAACGTCAAAGATGGAGATCTAAGCACCAATCCCGGACCACAGCAAGCATTGTATTTCAATACGGACAATGCACTTGTATtgcaacaaattcaattggatCCTGAAAAGACTGATTGGGTTCAATTGGAAGCGTCCGGTTTTGGTACGGCTATTATTCAAGTTTCTTATCAATACAATCTAGCTGTTTCGGCTGAAAAACCagctttttttctcaatccACAAAAAGATAAAACATCCACAGAAAATTATCTCCAACTCAGCATTTGTACATA CTATAAAGAAGGTAACTCGACCAACATGGCCGTCATGGAGGTTGAATTACCATCCGGTTATAATGCAGATGTCGATGCATTGCCGGCAGCTACTCGAGCTAAAGAAGTGAAACGTGTCGATACGGCCAACAATGATGGCACTGTAATCGTATATCTCGATAGG GTAACACGTGATGAATTATGCATCACTGTACCAGCACATCGAACTCATCATGTtgcaaacaacaaaccaGTTCCGGTCACTAtctatgattattatgatcgtTCCAAATTGTCTCGGATATTCTATGAGCCAAACTTAGTGACG TTTTGTGATATTTGTCCCCAAAACGAAATCGAATGCCGTGCACGTTGTAGCCAACGTCAAagtcatcgacaacaacgacaacgtaatgatgattccaGTAGAACGGGCACCACATCGTTTGATCGTTATGGTGAACGAGAATGGGAGGATGGTGCAAACCATTCTCTAAATTTAAATGGATCgtcaattttaatcatcaatgcTATTATTATAGCATTCAGTTCTACGATCTTCAACTTTATTCACAATCCATAA
- the Tep2 gene encoding thioester-containing protein 2 isoform X2 — MVATDIRNNNRRSSVPYKFVQHFFFSSSLKLSHSLNSSNNNNNNKSNWSKMWAHFIFVILIFLSILKPYASDPVYTVVAPSKLRPNSDYHLSIQLENTTQSASFDVSISGPSTQSNFNRIDTTVIVRPYESRILNLEIGEWAKGNYKLIIKGRTDGEPRYEFANETDLEFDSKSYSIFVQTDKAVYKPGQTVRFRAIIVNPSLIPNLAGSLDIFIKDPKDNLIKQWKRIFTHRGVVSEQFALSDQPPLGDWTIIVEVAGGQKSEKKFSVAEYVLPTFSVDVLLPPYATYNRSDVVATVKATYTYGKPVRGDATLTVQPRIRHAAISFRPLEQYQTKLRLEADGKIDIPVNIVRDLNLKSDFFEREIEFFALVEETLTGRKYNKSSVMKIYHKEVKVEMIKTSKTFKPGLKYTAFLKVAYQDDTPVDNDGPPVILRYGYSYNENHWNNTIEKVPYNGITQIDLYPPKDTEKIGVIGLRAEFRGQTYFLESINMAQSPSMNFIQVIQKQQDQEDSSIFNQKPVRVGDEITFIVNATEPFDNLVYEVMAKGDLVLARNVRSIRRRTTEQIVITINHRMTPRARLLVYYIRDENKEIVADSLSFNVDGTFKTPVSISSNVNQTKPGGMVDIQVRTKPSAYVGLLGVDQSVLLLKSGFDITQQDVLNELESYDSGSRQSNGGYYPWARYWLWSGATTAAEIFADSGVVILTNSLVHRYEHKIYFAMPMAASASFTRLGSANFESSNNMGESEELIMADRVFKKSSTNPSRKSKSVTKLRKKFPETWIWSNLTSDNDGVARYSDSIPDTITSWYVSAFAVDSITGLGIAPDTLKINVFRPFFIKLSLPYSIIRGESVSIQAIVFNYQNKPVKAEVVMENPADEFEFTNAANEIEFAGEQNILEKRKSVTIAPFDGVSVTFLITPKKLGFINIRIRASSDMAGDAVVQKLLVKPEGQTQYFNKAMFINAVNQQDRTLIKRNISVEIPPNAVPGSVRVMVSGISDILGPTVNHLDDLLRMPYGCGEQNMINLVPNIVVTNYLERVNRMTDPIRSKTKNHIETGYQRELTYRRDDGSFSAFGQSDKAGSTWLTAFVAKTFIQARPHIDVDNAVITKSIEWLLTRQRKDGSFAEYGEVHNKALQGGSAIKPKAVDGSDETETNDNAGALTAFVLIAILHETKSDPIRVRHESTLQRATDFLYSRVSSSTSPYEVAIGSYALHLADSQHKDLAYKKLMAMTKRDQDGLMHWSIRPDQEQNKTSDRLKVVASDYLLYPNAVDIEATSYAILTMALRSEIDQAIPAVRWLISKQNSNGGFSSTQDTVIGLQALGAIAERISTATVKMAVNIKHGNVKDGDLSTNPGPQQALYFNTDNALVLQQIQLDPEKTDWVQLEASGFGTAIIQVSYQYNLAVSAEKPAFFLNPQKDKTSTENYLQLSICTYYKEGNSTNMAVMEVELPSGYNADVDALPAATRAKEVKRVDTANNDGTVIVYLDRVTRDELCITVPAHRTHHVANNKPVPVTIYDYYDRSKLSRIFYEPNLVTFCDICPQNEIECRARCSQRQSHRQQRQRNDDSSRTGTTSFDRYGEREWEDGANHSLNLNGSSILIINAIIIAFSSTIFNFIHNP, encoded by the exons atggttGCAACGGATATtcgaaataataatcgaagATCCAGTGTTCCATATAAATTcgttcaacatttttttttttcatcatcacttaaATTGtctcattcattgaattcatcgaacaacaacaacaacaacaaatccaaTTGGTCCAAAATGTGGgcccattttatttttgttattttaatttttctatcCATATTGAAGCCATATGCATCAGATCCGGTTTATACGGTGGTTGCTCCATCGAAATTACGTCCAAATTCAGATTATCATCTCAGTATTCAGCTAGAAAATACAACACAATCAGCATCATTCGATGTGAGCATCAGTGGCCCATCCACTCAATCGAAtttcaatcgaatcgataCTACAGTCATTGTTCGACCATATGAATCACGAATTCTTAATTTAGAGATTGGTGAATGGGCCAAAGGAAACtataaattaatcatcaaaggTCGAACCGATGGTGAACCACGATACGAATTCGCTAATGAAACTGATTtggaatttgattcaaaatcataTTCGATATTTGTTCAGACGGATAAAGCCGTCTATAAACCTGGACAAACTGTTCGATTTCGCGCCATTATTGTAAATCCATCATTGATACCGAATCTGGCTGGTAGtttggatatttttattaaa GATCCAAAAGATAATCTTATCAAACAATGGAAACGTATATTTACTCATCGTGGCGTTGTTTCCGAACAATTTGCTCTTTCCGATCAGCCACCATTGGGCGATTGGACCATTATTGTCGAAGTTGCCGGTGGACAGAAATCAGAGAAAAAGTTTTCCGTTGCTGAATATGTGCTACCCACATTTTCAGTGGATGTATTGCTACCACCGTATGCCACCTACAATCGTTCGGATGTTGTGGCCACTGTGAAGGCCACATATACTTATGGAAAGCCAGTTCGTGGTGATGCCACCCTCACTGTACAACCACGAATTCGCCATGCAGCTATATCATTTCGTCCGTTGGAAcaatatcaaacaaaattacgTCTTGAAGCCGATGGCAAAATAGACATTCCAGTCAATATAGTCCGTGATTTAAATCTTAAATCTGACTTCTTTGAACGTGAAATCGAATTCTTTGCACTGGTCGAAGAGACGTTGACCGGAcgaaaatataataaatcatcGGTGATGAAAATCTATCATAAAGAGGTCAAAgttgaaatgatcaaaacatCTAAAACATTCAAACCTGGATTGAAATATACCGCTTTTCTTAAAGTTGCCTATCAAGATGACACACCAGTCGATAACGATGGTCCACCAGTTATTCTTCGTTATGGTTATTCATATAACGAAAATCATTGGAATAATACCATAGAAAAAGTACCATACAATGGTATCACTCAAATTGATCTATATCCACCCAAAGATACGGAAAAGATTGGTGTTATTGGATTGCGTGCCGAATTTCGTGGCCAAACCTATTTCCttgaatcgatcaatatGGCACAATCACCATCGATGAATTTTATCCAGGtgattcaaaaacaacaggATCAAGAGGATAGTAGTATTTTCAACCAGAAACCAGTTCGTGTTGGCGACGAAATTACATTCATCGTGAATGCAACCGAACCATTCGATAATCTTGTTTACGAAGTTATGGCCAAAGGTGACCTGGTATTGGCTCGAAACGTTCGATCAATTCGTAGACGAACAACCGAACAGATTGTCATTACAATAAATCATCGTATGACACCAAGAGCTCGTCTTCTAGTCTATTATATTCGTGATGAAAACAAGGAAATAGTAGCCGATTCTCTCAGTTTTAATGTGGATGGCACATTCAAAACACCGGTATCGATTTCATCGAATGTAAATCAAACGAAACCCGGTGGTATGGTTGACATACAGGTGCGAACAAAGCCATCCGCCTACGTTGGATTATTAGGTGTCGATCAAAGTGTTCTATTACTCAAATCTGGTTTCGACATAACGCAACAAGACGTCCTCAATGAATTAGAATCATATGATTCGGGTAGTAGACAATCCAATGGTGGCTATTATCCTTGGGCTAGATATTGGCTATGGTCGGGCGCTACAACTGCTGCAGAAATATTCGCTGATTCTGGTGTGGTCATATTGACCAATAGTCTAGTTCATCGTTACGAACACAAAA TATATTTCGCAATGCCAATGGCAGCATCCGCTAGTTTTACAAGATTAGGTTCGGCAAATTTCGAAAGTTCCAATAATATGGGAGAATCTGAAGAATTGATTATGGCCGATCGTGTGTTTAAAAAAAGTTCTACTAATCCATCTCGGAAATCAAAATCTGTGACCAAAttaaggaaaaaatttccagaaACATGGATCTGGTCTAATTTAACCTCTGA CAATGATGGTGTAGCAAGATATTCTGATTCTATTCCCGATACAATAACCTCTTGGTATGTGTCCGCGTTTGCAGTTGATTCCATTACCGGTTTGGGCATTGCGCCAGATACACTAAAG ATTAATGTTTTCCGTCCATTTTTCATAAAACTTTCGTTGCCCTATTCGATCATACGAGGTGAATCGGTTTCAATCCAAGCAATAGTCTTTAATTATCAAAACAAACCGGTCAAAGCTGAAGTTGTGATGGAAAATCCAGCTGacgaatttgaatttactAACGCTGCAaacgaaattgaatttgcTGGTGAACAAAATATTCTTGAGAAACGGAAATCGGTTACGATTGCTCCATTTGATGGTGTTTCAGTTACTTTTTTGATCACACCGAAAAAACTTGGTTTTATCAACATTCGTATTCGAGCCAGTTCTGATATGGCCGGTGATGCTGTCGTGCAGAAATTGCTTGTCAAACCAGAAGGTCAAACCCAATACTTTAACAAGGCAATGTTCATCAATGCTGTGAACCAACAAGATCGAACATTGATCAAACGAAACATTTCGGTGGAAATACCACCGAATGCTGTACCTGGTTCAGTTCGCGTCATGGTTTCTGGTATCAGCGATATATTAGGCCCAACTGTTAATCACTTGGATGATCTACTTCGCATGCCATATGGATGTGGTGAACAAAACATGATCAATTTGGTGCCCAACATTGTTGTCACCAATTACTTAGAACGTGTCAATCGCATGACAGATCCAATACGTTCCAAAACCAAGAATCACATTGAAACAGGCTATCAACGTGAATTGACGTATCGACGTGATGATGGTTCGTTCTCGGCTTTCGGACAATCGGATAAAGCCGGTTCAACTTGGTTGACAGCATTTGTGGCCAAAACATTCATACAGGCACGACCGCACATTGATGTTGACAATGCTGTTATCaccaaatcaattgaatggcTATTGACTCGACAGCGAAAAGACGGAAGTTTCGCTGAATATGGTGAAGTTCATAATAAAGCACTACAAGGTGGTTCTGCCATTAAGCCTAAAGCAGTTGATGGAAGTGACGAAACCGAAACTAATGATAATGCCGGTGCACTAACAGCTTTTGTGTTGATTGCTATTCTTCACGAAACAAAATCGGATCCAATTCGCGTTCGCCATGAATCAACTTTACAACGTGCAACAGATTTCCTTTATTCACGTGTGTCCAGTTCGACTAGTCCGTATGAAGTTGCCATCGGTAGTTATGCATTACATTTGGCCGATTCACAACATAAAGATTTGGcatacaaaaaattgatggccATGACCAAACGAGATCAGGATGGACTGATGCATTGGTCTATACGACCGGAtcaagaacaaaacaaaacaagtgATCGTTTGAAAGTTGTTGCATCAGATTATCTGCTCTATCCGAATGCCGTTGACATTGAAGCCACTTCATATGCCATCCTCACAATGGCTTTACGATCCGAAATTGATCAAGCCATTCCGGCTGTTCGTTGGTTAATTTCCAAACAGAATTCAAACGGTGGTTTCTCCAGCACTCAGGACACTGTTATCGGGTTACAAGCATTGGGCGCCATAGCAGAACGGATCTCAACGGCCACTGTTAAGATGGCAGTGAATATCAAACATGGAAACGTCAAAGATGGAGATCTAAGCACCAATCCCGGACCACAGCAAGCATTGTATTTCAATACGGACAATGCACTTGTATtgcaacaaattcaattggatCCTGAAAAGACTGATTGGGTTCAATTGGAAGCGTCCGGTTTTGGTACGGCTATTATTCAAGTTTCTTATCAATACAATCTAGCTGTTTCGGCTGAAAAACCagctttttttctcaatccACAAAAAGATAAAACATCCACAGAAAATTATCTCCAACTCAGCATTTGTACATA CTATAAAGAAGGTAACTCGACCAACATGGCCGTCATGGAGGTTGAATTACCATCCGGTTATAATGCAGATGTCGATGCATTGCCGGCAGCTACTCGAGCTAAAGAAGTGAAACGTGTCGATACGGCCAACAATGATGGCACTGTAATCGTATATCTCGATAGG GTAACACGTGATGAATTATGCATCACTGTACCAGCACATCGAACTCATCATGTtgcaaacaacaaaccaGTTCCGGTCACTAtctatgattattatgatcgtTCCAAATTGTCTCGGATATTCTATGAGCCAAACTTAGTGACG TTTTGTGATATTTGTCCCCAAAACGAAATCGAATGCCGTGCACGTTGTAGCCAACGTCAAagtcatcgacaacaacgacaacgtaatgatgattccaGTAGAACGGGCACCACATCGTTTGATCGTTATGGTGAACGAGAATGGGAGGATGGTGCAAACCATTCTCTAAATTTAAATGGATCgtcaattttaatcatcaatgcTATTATTATAGCATTCAGTTCTACGATCTTCAACTTTATTCACAATCCATAA